A window of Bacteroidia bacterium contains these coding sequences:
- a CDS encoding TIGR03790 family protein: MKYLLRLLTFLLLPVAATAQAPVDYTDVGLIINMNSTISQNIGNYFIQERQVPLENVIMVDAPAREQIDDAEWADIRKQIEDTLIARNLHQKLNYLVTTKGVPLKINRGGQGSTGSQSASFDAELMLILGDFQIHIGLGDIVIPPNILRVQPYIGAEEHFSRAEYGIYLVTRLTGYNEQDVYDLIDRSGPNTLVNKDSALFVLDMENSPIDANKNNNMETAAQILQHRGWNVLLDKTDSFIRFQHNVLGYVSWGSNDSRANKETAIPHNTWQPAALAETYVSTGGRTFDSASSGQSLVVDLFAEGCSGASAYVYEPFSFAITEVQILFDRYTDTTIGMTYNLAESFYAGNPTLSWMAIVVGDPKTSIITHIPAVPDPAFPADLTACQWAPYELSPTNGLSGRYNWFRGTKAEVEAEGLPYNRSHPRWEATGPVFSPATAVADSFYYCVYQENISGAALKEVMLIVSPCSGIEEETFSELELFPNPAEEYINLEMILHRPEQVSLQITNAAGSLVYQQTAEAEAGIFRWNGNISHFASGFYVMKITAGNIVAYKKFVKP, translated from the coding sequence ATGAAATACCTCCTGCGACTTTTGACTTTTCTGCTGCTTCCGGTAGCGGCTACAGCCCAGGCTCCGGTGGACTACACCGATGTGGGCCTTATCATCAACATGAATTCCACAATATCTCAAAATATCGGAAACTATTTTATACAGGAACGACAGGTGCCGTTGGAGAATGTGATAATGGTTGACGCTCCGGCACGCGAGCAGATTGACGATGCAGAATGGGCTGACATCAGGAAGCAAATTGAGGATACCCTTATTGCGCGCAACCTGCATCAGAAACTGAATTATCTCGTCACCACCAAAGGAGTTCCTCTTAAGATCAACCGGGGCGGGCAGGGAAGTACCGGTTCACAATCCGCTTCATTTGATGCGGAATTGATGCTTATCCTGGGAGATTTCCAGATACATATCGGACTGGGAGATATAGTGATCCCACCCAATATACTTCGTGTCCAACCCTATATTGGCGCTGAGGAACACTTTTCCCGCGCAGAGTATGGCATTTACCTGGTTACGCGACTTACCGGTTATAATGAGCAGGACGTGTATGACCTGATTGACCGTAGCGGTCCGAATACGCTGGTGAATAAAGATTCAGCGCTTTTTGTGCTGGATATGGAAAATTCACCGATTGATGCCAACAAGAATAACAACATGGAAACGGCAGCTCAAATTCTGCAACATCGGGGCTGGAATGTGCTGCTTGATAAAACTGACAGTTTCATTCGTTTCCAGCATAATGTGCTGGGCTACGTAAGCTGGGGAAGTAATGACAGCAGGGCCAATAAGGAAACCGCCATTCCGCACAATACGTGGCAGCCGGCTGCTCTAGCGGAAACCTATGTCTCCACAGGCGGACGTACATTTGATTCGGCTTCCAGCGGACAGTCACTCGTGGTAGATCTCTTTGCAGAAGGTTGTTCAGGAGCAAGCGCTTATGTATATGAACCTTTCTCGTTTGCGATCACAGAAGTACAGATACTTTTCGACCGGTATACTGATACCACAATAGGAATGACCTACAACCTGGCGGAAAGCTTTTATGCCGGAAACCCTACTCTTTCATGGATGGCTATTGTGGTGGGCGATCCTAAAACTTCGATTATCACGCATATACCCGCTGTGCCTGATCCAGCGTTTCCGGCTGATCTTACAGCATGCCAATGGGCACCTTATGAGCTTTCACCCACAAATGGGCTTAGCGGCAGGTACAACTGGTTTCGGGGCACGAAGGCAGAAGTGGAGGCAGAAGGCCTGCCATATAACAGATCTCATCCGCGATGGGAAGCAACAGGCCCTGTATTTTCTCCCGCCACAGCCGTAGCTGATTCCTTTTATTATTGTGTCTATCAGGAGAACATCAGCGGTGCGGCACTAAAGGAAGTGATGCTGATTGTTTCACCGTGTTCAGGAATAGAAGAGGAAACCTTTTCAGAACTTGAATTATTTCCCAATCCCGCTGAAGAATATATTAACCTTGAGATGATCCTGCACCGGCCGGAACAGGTGTCGCTGCAAATTACCAATGCGGCCGGAAGCCTGGTATATCAACAAACAGCGGAGGCGGAAGCAGGTATTTTCCGCTGGAACGGTAATATCAGCCATTTTGCTTCTGGTTTTTACGTAATGAAAATTACAGCAGGCAATATAGTGGCCTATAAAAAGTTCGTCAAACCTTAG
- a CDS encoding phospholipase D-like domain-containing protein, giving the protein MYRILNTVLAFFILIQSNVFAQETIASARGKTPGSTVTVSGIVTNGSEFGIIRYFQDSTGGLAAYGTAVSSLQTGDSIVISGTLKDFNNLLELDPVTNVNVINSGNLLPAPKVLSLQQGFAEQYEGQLVTFEKVGIDATGFFSGNTNYDISRGGVTKQIRIGQDVDLAGEPIPGDSVTLTGIMSQYQSSYQLLLRSKMDIAQGAGPVITTPLMQHELTTSTIKIYFETEEEGNTILRYGISAALEMGEETDASLVTEHEIMLTGLSPATFYNVQGLSVDANGDTSRSSIQMMSTASLSSGDVKIYFNLPVDTSYNTGRPAVSVGKGIDDTLVAYLRRAKQSIDLALYNLNNNSLTAHITDAVNSAYDRGLAVRIVADGSTAMLGLNGLRPGIGVIKSPTGMDYGIMHNKFVIIDGKSSNPDDPLVWTGSTNLTRDQIDFDANNVIIIQDQALARAFVLEFEEMYGSAGALPVPGNAKFGPDKTNNTPQLFKIGGNEVELYFSPTDQTTAHIENALLSADEELYFATLLITRNELADSLINRHDAGVYVAGLMEDSAGSGSDFNLIKSSLGQRLRHEQTTDQLHHKYAIVDQYHVQTDPLLITGSHNWSTAAETRNDENTLIIHDDTLANIYFQEWVQRFRENGGTYTYSPGTGIEQKMTDRVMAWMPTLTSRGENIPVSMVVTEAGVWQILLVNLQGQQLMHRQFEVQAGANKFELPMPEISSGFYLLHFNNGKSTFTRKILIK; this is encoded by the coding sequence ATGTACAGAATATTGAATACGGTCCTTGCCTTTTTTATCTTAATACAATCCAATGTATTTGCACAGGAAACCATTGCTTCGGCAAGAGGTAAAACTCCGGGGAGTACCGTAACTGTATCGGGGATTGTAACCAACGGCAGTGAGTTTGGCATCATACGCTACTTCCAGGATAGTACCGGAGGGCTGGCGGCTTATGGCACTGCCGTCTCTTCATTACAAACGGGTGATAGCATAGTAATTTCCGGTACGCTCAAGGATTTCAATAATCTTTTGGAATTGGATCCGGTAACCAACGTGAATGTCATAAATAGCGGCAATCTGCTACCTGCGCCAAAGGTTCTGTCACTTCAGCAGGGATTTGCAGAGCAGTATGAAGGGCAGCTTGTTACTTTCGAAAAAGTGGGCATAGATGCGACCGGATTCTTTTCGGGCAATACCAATTACGACATCTCCAGGGGCGGAGTGACCAAGCAAATCCGTATCGGTCAGGATGTAGACCTGGCAGGAGAACCCATACCGGGCGATAGTGTCACCCTGACCGGAATTATGAGCCAGTACCAGAGCAGCTATCAATTGTTGCTGCGAAGCAAGATGGATATTGCGCAAGGGGCGGGACCTGTCATCACAACTCCTTTGATGCAGCATGAATTGACGACTTCTACCATTAAGATATATTTTGAAACAGAGGAAGAAGGAAATACAATTTTGCGATATGGAATTTCCGCAGCCCTCGAAATGGGGGAGGAAACGGATGCCAGCCTGGTTACCGAACATGAGATAATGCTTACCGGACTTTCGCCCGCAACGTTTTATAACGTCCAGGGACTATCCGTTGATGCAAATGGCGATACCTCCCGCAGCAGCATTCAAATGATGTCAACCGCGTCCTTATCAAGCGGAGATGTCAAGATATATTTTAACCTGCCGGTGGATACTTCTTATAATACCGGAAGGCCTGCGGTTTCTGTCGGAAAAGGAATAGACGATACGCTGGTGGCATACCTGAGACGGGCGAAACAGAGTATTGACCTTGCGTTGTACAATTTAAATAATAACAGCCTCACCGCCCATATTACTGATGCAGTCAATTCGGCTTATGACCGGGGGTTGGCCGTAAGGATAGTTGCGGACGGTTCTACGGCTATGCTGGGACTAAATGGGCTGAGGCCGGGGATTGGTGTGATCAAAAGCCCGACAGGAATGGATTATGGGATCATGCACAATAAGTTCGTAATAATTGATGGTAAATCTTCCAACCCTGATGATCCGCTGGTGTGGACCGGCAGCACAAACCTTACGCGCGACCAGATTGACTTCGATGCGAATAATGTGATCATCATCCAGGACCAGGCGCTGGCCCGGGCTTTTGTCCTCGAATTCGAGGAAATGTACGGTTCAGCCGGAGCATTGCCTGTGCCGGGAAATGCGAAATTCGGCCCTGACAAAACCAATAATACTCCGCAACTTTTTAAGATTGGCGGCAATGAGGTTGAACTCTATTTCAGTCCAACGGACCAAACTACTGCCCATATTGAAAATGCCCTGCTGAGCGCAGATGAGGAACTTTATTTTGCCACGCTGTTGATTACCCGGAATGAGTTGGCAGATTCGCTCATCAACCGGCACGATGCCGGGGTTTATGTGGCTGGCCTGATGGAAGACAGTGCCGGCAGCGGAAGCGATTTTAATTTGATAAAATCATCGCTGGGCCAGCGCCTGCGCCATGAGCAAACCACCGATCAGTTGCATCATAAATACGCCATCGTGGATCAATACCACGTTCAGACAGATCCATTGCTCATCACAGGTAGCCATAACTGGAGCACTGCCGCTGAAACGCGAAATGATGAAAACACGCTTATTATCCATGATGATACCCTTGCGAATATCTACTTCCAGGAGTGGGTGCAGCGATTCAGGGAAAATGGCGGAACCTACACCTATTCGCCCGGAACCGGTATAGAGCAGAAAATGACAGACCGGGTGATGGCATGGATGCCCACCCTGACAAGCCGGGGTGAGAATATTCCAGTTAGCATGGTGGTAACGGAAGCAGGCGTTTGGCAGATTTTGCTCGTTAATCTGCAGGGGCAGCAGTTGATGCACCGGCAATTTGAAGTGCAGGCAGGCGCCAATAAATTTGAGCTACCGATGCCGGAAATAAGCAGCGGTTTTTATCTGCTTCATTTCAACAATGGCAAAAGTACATTTACCCGGAAAATCTTAATTAAATGA